The genomic DNA GTGATTATAAAAGGCCTAACATGTCAAAAATAATGTTAGGTTTTTTATTTTTTGATAAACTATAAATTATACCAAAAATATATATTTTAAAACATTTTTTACAATATAAATAAGTTTATTCTACAAGATGATTGAAAATTAAAGTATCTAGTTTTATAATAGAAAATGGATAAATATACATAAGGAGTAGATTATATTATGAACTTTAAAGAAAATAGATTGAAAATAGCAGTATTAATAATTGTTATTTTGATTATCTTAGCAGGTATATTTGTGTTTATACAAATAGGTCCTTATGATAAAAATAACAAAAAAGATGTAATTATCGACGTTCCAAGTGGAGCATCTGTTGGAAAAATATCTGACATATTATATGAAAATAAATTAATAAAGAATGAACTATTATTTAAACTTTTGGTAAAGGTTAGCAATAAAGCTCCGTCTATAAAATCAGGAACATACTTACTTAATCAATCGTATTCAAACAATGATATAATAAGTCTTTTAGTTTCAGGTAAAATATATCAGGATGGTATAAAAGTGACTATTCCAGAGGGAGCTACATCTAAAGAAATTATAGCAATGTTAGTAAGTAAAAATTTAGGAGATAAAGCTACTTTTGAAAATTTAATAAAAAAACCTCAAGAATTTTATGATAAATTTCCATATTTGAAGGAAGATGGAATAACCTCTTTAGAAGGGTTCTTGTATCCAGAAACTTATTATTTTAATTCAAAGAAACAATCAGAAGAAGATATTTTAAGCGAAATGTTAAAAGTATTTGACAGTAAATACACGGACAAGTTTAAAAAGAAACAAAAAGAATTAAATATGACTCTTCAAGAAGTAATGGAAATGGCATCAATAATTGAGAAAGAAGCTGTTCTTGACAAAGACAGACCTATAATAGCAAGTGTGTTTTATAATAGACTTAAGGTAGGTATGCCTCTTCAATCAGATGCTACAATACAATATATATTTGAAGAGAGAAAGAAAATTGTAACATATGATGATTTAAAAATTGATTCACCATATAATAGTTATAAAAATAAGGGATTACCTCCTACACCAATATCAAATCCTGGTATAAAATCTATTGAAGCAGCATTATATCCAGAGAAAACAGACTATTTATATTTTGTAGCTAAGATTGATGGTGGAAATAATTATAGTACAAACTATCAAGACCATTTAAAATACGTTAAAGAATATAAAGAAGCAAGGGATAAACAATCAAAAGATACAAAAGCAACAAATAAAGAAAATACAAAAAAATAAACCATGATTATAAAAAGTCTAACAGGGTAAGAATAATGTTGGGCTTTTTTATTGAAAATTGTTATTCTTAGATTTATAATAAAGAAAGTGTAAATATATATAACAATATGAATTTAAAAAATAATAAATTAATATAAAACTTGAATATTTATTATTTTAGGGAGTGTTTTTATGAGTAATATAGTTAATGATTTGGTTGAAGATTATATAAGAGTGACATTAAAAGAAAAAGAAGGATTTTTAAAAGATTTAGAAATTTATGCAGAGGAAAATAGTGTTCCTATAATACATAAAGAAGTTTCAGATTTATTAAAAGTCTTGTTAAAGGTTCAAAAACCAAAGAGAATTTTAGAAGTAGGATGTGCAATTGGTTATTCTTCTATTTTTTTTGCAACTATTATAGGAAAAGATGCAGATATAATAACTGTTGAGAGAAATGAAAAAATGATAGAAAAAGCAAAAGAAAACATAAAATTAGCTGGATTTGACAATAACATAACTATACTAGAAGGAGATGCAGAAGAAAAACTTAGTCAAGTCCAAGGTGAATTTGACCTTATATTTATAGATGCAGCCAAAGGTCAATATAAGCTATTTTTTGATTTAGTTATAGATAAATTAAAAGATGGGGGACTTTTAGTATCTGATAATATTTTGTATAAAGGTATGGTTGCTCATGATGATTTTGTTGTAAGAAGAAAAAAGACTATAGTTAAAAGAATGAGAAATTATTTAGATTATATATGTAATTGTGACTATTTAAGCACATCATTGGTACCAATAGGTGATGGTGTAGCACTAAGTTATAAAGAAAGTAAAAGAGGTGATGTAGATGGAATTAAATAAAGTAGAACTTTTAGCTCCAGCAGGTGATTTGGAGAGATTGAAAATAGCTATAACATATGGAGCAGATGCCGTTTATATAGGTGGAGAAATTTTTGGAATGAGGTCTGCAGCGAAGAATTTTAGTAAGGAAGATATGGCAGAGGGAGTAGCTTTTGCACATGAAAGAGGCAAGAAAGTATTCGTAACAGTAAATATAATACCTCATAATGAAGATTTTCTACAATTAGAAGACTATTTGTTGGAACTAGAAGAGATAGGAATAGATGCAGTTATAATAGCTGACCCAGGAGTGCTTAGTGTCATTAAAAAAGTAATTCCGAATATGGAAATACATTTAAGTACACAAGCAAATACAACCAATTATCTAAGTGCAAACTTCTGGTACGAGCATGGAATAAAAAGAGTTGTAGTGGCAAGAGAATTATCTTTTGATGAAATATCTGAGATAAGAGCAAAAACACCTTTAGATATGGATATAGAAGCGTTTATGCATGGTGCTATGTGTATTTCTTATTCTGGCAGATGTTTAATAAGCAACTATATGACTGGAAGAGATGCAAACAAAGGTTCTTGTGCTCAATCTTGTAGATGGCAATATCATTTGGTGGAAGAAAAAAGACCTGGTGAGTATTTTCCAATATACGAAGATGAAAGGGGTACATTCTTCTTTAACTCAAAAGATTTATGTATGATAGAGTATATACCAGAGTTAATCAAATCTGGTATAACAAGTTTAAAAATAGAAGGTAGAATGAAGACTGCATACTATGTAGCTACTGTTGTAAGAGCATACAGAATGGCAATAGATGAATTTTACAGAGACCCAGAAAACTGGAAGTTCAATCCAATGTGGATGGAAGAACTAAAAAAAGGTAGTCATAGACATTTTACATCAGGTTTTTACTTGAATAAACCAACAACAGAAGACCAAAATTATCAATCAGCATCATATGTTAGAAACTATGATTTTATAGGTATAGTTAGAGAAACAGAAGATGAAGATGGTCTTATTGTTGTTGAGCAAAGAAATAAAATGTGTGTTGGTGATGAAATAGAAGTTATGGGACCATATAAAGAAACTATGTTTACTAAAATTGAAGAAATGTACAATGAAGAAGGAGAAGCTATAGAATCAGCTCCTCATCCTAGACAAATAGTGAAGTTAAAACTATCAGTAAAAGTTGGTAAAGATTATATGCTTAGAAAAGTTATAGAAGAAAAGGTTGAAGAATAATAAAAAATTGATAAAAATAGTATTAGCCCCTTAGAAATTGTCAATAATGAAATTATCTAAGGGGTGATTTCATGTCAAAAAAGAAGACTCCATTTTTGAAAAAAGTGGGAAAGAGAAGCTGGTGTATATTTACTATAATTTTAATAATTTATAGTGTTTTAATTTATAGGCTAGTTGATATACAAGTATTAAAAGGTGATAAATACAAACAAAGTGTTGAATCACAAAGCGTTGAGAAAGTCGAGTTAAATAGTGGAAGAGGAATAATCTATGATAGAAACAACAAGAAGCTTACAGATACAAGTAAATCTCAGATATTAATTGTTGAAAAAGAAAAATTAAATAATAACTATAAAATTTTGGAACTTATTAAGAAAGCTACTAAGATGAATGATTTAGATATATATAAAGCTGTACAAGAGCAATTGACACGCCCTATAATACAGATTCAGACTAAAAATATCGATAAGAGTATGAAAAAAGAACTTGAGAAAAATGGAATAATGGTAGAAGAAAAAACTATGAGGTACGCAAAAGATGGTTTATTATCACATACAATAGGATATATAAAAGAAGATGATAAATCAGGTCAATCAGGAATTGAAAAGAGTATGGATAGTGTACTTAGAAATTCAAATGAAAAGTATATAAGTGCTTTTAAAGCTGGAGATGCAGGAAATGAAAAATCTCTAAACATACTAAAGGGAAGTGTAAAAACTGTTGATAATAAGGATAAAGATAGACATCTAAAAACTACTATTGATTATAACATTCAAAAAAAATTAGAACAAATACTAAATAAAGAAGAAAATCCTACAGCAGCAATAATCTCGGAAGCATCTACAGGTGAAATTCTTGCAATGTGCTCTAGACCTAATTTTGACCAAAATGACATATCAAAAAGTTTAAAAGGAAAAAATGGAGAATTTGAAAATAGAGTTATAAAAGCGACATATCCACCAGGGTCTGTATTTAAGATGGTAGTTTTATTTTCTGCACTTGAAAATGGTGTTATAGATGAGAACTATACTTACAACTGTACAGGTAAGACTAAAGTTGGGAATACTAATGAAATACTGCGATGTAATAAAAGAGATGGTCATGGTTTTCAAAACTTAAGACAAGCTTTTTCTAATTCATGCAATCCTGCATTTTTAGATATAGCTATGAAACTTGGAAAAGAAAAGATACTCAAATCTGCTGAAAAATTACATTTATTTGAAAAGGTTGATATTGGTCTTGATGAAGAAAAAATTAGAGAAGCTCCAAAAAACATATCAATAAGAAATTTAGCTATAGGTCAAGAAAATATAGAATTTACACCACTTCAAATAAATCAAATGACTCAAATAATAGCTAATAATGGAACATTCAAACCACTATACTTATATAAAAGTCTTGTGGACAATAATATGAATACAATAAAAACTTATAAGTCTTCAAAAAAAGAAGAACTTATTTCTCCTTATGTGTGTACACAAGTTAAAGAATATATGAAGTCTGTATCTAGGACTGGTACAGCTAAAGACCTAAAAGATATTGAAGGTGGTTGTGGAGTTAAAACTGGTACAGCTCAAAGTAGTTTAAATAAAAAAGCTATAGACCACGGATGGATAACAGGATTTTATCCTGAAGAAAGACCTAAGTATGTAATAACTGTGTTAGTAGAAGGAACTCAAAAAGGAAATAAATCTGCAACACCTATATTTAAGGAAATATGTGAAAGTATAAAATAAATTATGTACTATAAAATTTAAGGATATATCGTAACTTTGATTTTAGATAGAAAATTTTGTCTAATGATGTACGATATATCCTTTTAAAATATAGTATTAACTTTCTTGAACAA from Clostridioides difficile ATCC 9689 = DSM 1296 includes the following:
- a CDS encoding peptidoglycan D,D-transpeptidase FtsI family protein, whose amino-acid sequence is MSKKKTPFLKKVGKRSWCIFTIILIIYSVLIYRLVDIQVLKGDKYKQSVESQSVEKVELNSGRGIIYDRNNKKLTDTSKSQILIVEKEKLNNNYKILELIKKATKMNDLDIYKAVQEQLTRPIIQIQTKNIDKSMKKELEKNGIMVEEKTMRYAKDGLLSHTIGYIKEDDKSGQSGIEKSMDSVLRNSNEKYISAFKAGDAGNEKSLNILKGSVKTVDNKDKDRHLKTTIDYNIQKKLEQILNKEENPTAAIISEASTGEILAMCSRPNFDQNDISKSLKGKNGEFENRVIKATYPPGSVFKMVVLFSALENGVIDENYTYNCTGKTKVGNTNEILRCNKRDGHGFQNLRQAFSNSCNPAFLDIAMKLGKEKILKSAEKLHLFEKVDIGLDEEKIREAPKNISIRNLAIGQENIEFTPLQINQMTQIIANNGTFKPLYLYKSLVDNNMNTIKTYKSSKKEELISPYVCTQVKEYMKSVSRTGTAKDLKDIEGGCGVKTGTAQSSLNKKAIDHGWITGFYPEERPKYVITVLVEGTQKGNKSATPIFKEICESIK
- a CDS encoding O-methyltransferase, translated to MSNIVNDLVEDYIRVTLKEKEGFLKDLEIYAEENSVPIIHKEVSDLLKVLLKVQKPKRILEVGCAIGYSSIFFATIIGKDADIITVERNEKMIEKAKENIKLAGFDNNITILEGDAEEKLSQVQGEFDLIFIDAAKGQYKLFFDLVIDKLKDGGLLVSDNILYKGMVAHDDFVVRRKKTIVKRMRNYLDYICNCDYLSTSLVPIGDGVALSYKESKRGDVDGIK
- the mltG gene encoding endolytic transglycosylase MltG; the protein is MNFKENRLKIAVLIIVILIILAGIFVFIQIGPYDKNNKKDVIIDVPSGASVGKISDILYENKLIKNELLFKLLVKVSNKAPSIKSGTYLLNQSYSNNDIISLLVSGKIYQDGIKVTIPEGATSKEIIAMLVSKNLGDKATFENLIKKPQEFYDKFPYLKEDGITSLEGFLYPETYYFNSKKQSEEDILSEMLKVFDSKYTDKFKKKQKELNMTLQEVMEMASIIEKEAVLDKDRPIIASVFYNRLKVGMPLQSDATIQYIFEERKKIVTYDDLKIDSPYNSYKNKGLPPTPISNPGIKSIEAALYPEKTDYLYFVAKIDGGNNYSTNYQDHLKYVKEYKEARDKQSKDTKATNKENTKK
- a CDS encoding peptidase U32 family protein gives rise to the protein MELNKVELLAPAGDLERLKIAITYGADAVYIGGEIFGMRSAAKNFSKEDMAEGVAFAHERGKKVFVTVNIIPHNEDFLQLEDYLLELEEIGIDAVIIADPGVLSVIKKVIPNMEIHLSTQANTTNYLSANFWYEHGIKRVVVARELSFDEISEIRAKTPLDMDIEAFMHGAMCISYSGRCLISNYMTGRDANKGSCAQSCRWQYHLVEEKRPGEYFPIYEDERGTFFFNSKDLCMIEYIPELIKSGITSLKIEGRMKTAYYVATVVRAYRMAIDEFYRDPENWKFNPMWMEELKKGSHRHFTSGFYLNKPTTEDQNYQSASYVRNYDFIGIVRETEDEDGLIVVEQRNKMCVGDEIEVMGPYKETMFTKIEEMYNEEGEAIESAPHPRQIVKLKLSVKVGKDYMLRKVIEEKVEE